From a single Lolium rigidum isolate FL_2022 chromosome 7, APGP_CSIRO_Lrig_0.1, whole genome shotgun sequence genomic region:
- the LOC124670631 gene encoding UDP-glucosyltransferase 29-like — protein MAQAERERMSVVMFPWLAHGHINPYLELARRLTAVTTSHLDVVVHLVSTPANLAPLASHQTDRINLVPLHLPSLPDLPPALHTTKRLPARLMPALKRACDLAAPRFGALLDGLRPRPDVLLYDFIQPWAPLEAAARGVPAVHFSTCSAAATAFFAHCLENERVPRAFPFEAISLGGPDEDAKYTALLAIRCDGGTALVPERDRLPLSLDRSSGFVAVKTCADIERKYMDYLSQLVGKEIVPTGPLLTDGDGSQDEHGGSERVIQWLDGEQPASVVLVSFGSEYFMSESQMAQMAHGLELSGVPFLWVVRFPDAEDDVRGAARSMPPGFAPARGMVAEGWVPQRRVLSHPSCGAFLTHCGWSSVLESMAAGVPMVALPLHIDQPLNANLAAEVGAAAARVQQEWFGEFTAEEVARAVRATVNGKEGEAARRRARELREVVARNDGDDAHIAALLQRMARLCSKGQAVPN, from the coding sequence ATGGcgcaggcggagcgcgagcgcatgAGCGTGGTCATGTTCCCGTGGCTGGCGCACGGCCACATCAACCCGTACCTCGAGCTAGCCAGGCGCCTCACCGCCGTCACCACCTCCCACCTCGACGTCGTCGTCCACCTCGTCTCCACGCCGGCCAACCTCGCGCCCCTCGCTTCCCACCAGACGGACAGGATCAACCTCGTCCCGCTCCACCTCCCCTCGCTCCCCGACCTCCCGCCCGCGCTgcacaccaccaagcgcctcccgGCCCGCCTCATGCCGGCCCTCAAGCGCGCCTGCGACCTCGCCGCGCCCCGCTTCGGCGCGCTCCTCGACGGCCTCCGCCCGCGCCCGGACGTCCTCCTCTACGACTTCATCCAGCCGTGGGCGCCGCTCGAGGCCGCCGCGCGCGGGGTGCCGGCCGTGCACTTCAGCAcgtgcagcgccgccgccacggcgtTTTTCGCTCACTGCCTGGAGAACGAGCGCGTCCCCCGCGCGTTCCCGTTCGAGGCCATCAGCCTCGGCGGGCCTGATGAGGACGCTAAGTACACCGCGCTGCTCGCCATCCGCTGCGACGGCGGCACCGCGCTGGTCCCCGAGCGCGACCGCCTGCCGCTCAGCCTGGACCGCTCCTCCGGGTTCGTGGCCGTCAAGACGTGCGCCGACATCGAGCGCAAGTACATGGACTACCTGTCCCAGCTCGTCGGCAAGGAGATCGTGCCCACAGGACCGCTGCTCACCGACGGCGATGGATCGCAGGACGAGCACGGGGGTTCCGAACGCGTGATTCAGTGGCTCGACGGGGAGCAGCCGGCCTCCGTGGTGCTCGTCTCATTCGGCAGCGAGTACTTCATGTCGGAGAGCCAGATGGCGCAGATGGCGCACGGCCTGGAGCTGAGCGGCGTCCCTTTCCTGTGGGTGGTGCGGTTCCCGGACGCCGAGGACGACGTTCGCGGCGCGGCGAGGTCCATGCCGCCAGGGTTCGCTCCGGCGCGGGGGATGGTGGCGGAGGGGTGGGTGCCGCAGCGGCGCGTCCTGTCGCACCCTTCCTGCGGCGCGTTCCTGACCCACTGCGGGTGGAGCTCGGTGCTGGAGTCCATGGCGGCGGGGGTTCCCATGGTGGCCCTGCCGCTGCACATCGACCAGCCGCTGAACGCCAACCTCGCGGCGGAGGTGGGCGCGGCGGCCGCGCGCGTGCAGCAGGAGTGGTTCGGAGAGTTCACGGCGGAGGAAGTGGCTCGGGCGGTGCGCGCCACCGTGAACGGgaaggagggggaggcggcgaggCGCCGCGCGAGGGAGCTgcgggaggtggtggcgcggAACGACGGCGACGACGCGCACATCGCGGCGCTGCTCCAGAGGATGGCGCGGCTCTGCAGTAAGGGCCAAGCCGTGCCGAATTAG